In the genome of Gemmatimonadota bacterium, one region contains:
- the tyrS gene encoding tyrosine--tRNA ligase encodes MTNLLEVLRARGMVHDATPDLADRLGQGPISAYIGFDPTADSLHVGNLVPVMALAWLQRLGGRPLVLVGGGTGMVGDPSGKRSERPMLATETVTANAAAIRTQLARFLDFHEAAGGARMVNNADWLTGLGLLEFLRDAGKHFTINYMLQKDAVKSRLDSGISFTEFAYMLVQAYDFAHLARTAGCELQMGGSDQWGNITAGIELAARRDGAKLHALVLPLLTTASGTKFGKSEQGNIWLDPAKTSPYAFHQFWLNVEDADVGRLLRFFTFLELDEIEAIVRDHGADPGKRQAQRRLADEVTGRIHGADAVRRVALAAGILFGSGDLAAADEATLAMVTAEVPTRALTRGALDAGVGIIDALVECGLAASKGEARRGLDGGGFSVNGVSVDAARIVTGADALQGGVVLLRKGKRNWAALRLEG; translated from the coding sequence ATGACCAACCTCCTTGAAGTCCTCCGTGCCCGGGGCATGGTCCACGATGCCACCCCCGACCTGGCCGATCGCCTCGGCCAGGGTCCCATTTCAGCGTATATCGGTTTCGATCCGACGGCGGATTCACTCCACGTCGGCAACCTGGTCCCGGTCATGGCGCTGGCCTGGCTGCAGCGGCTGGGCGGCCGCCCGCTGGTGCTGGTCGGCGGGGGTACCGGGATGGTCGGCGACCCCTCCGGCAAGCGATCCGAACGGCCGATGCTTGCAACAGAGACGGTGACGGCGAACGCCGCCGCCATCCGCACCCAACTGGCCCGATTCCTCGACTTCCATGAGGCGGCCGGCGGGGCCCGGATGGTCAACAATGCCGACTGGCTCACCGGGCTCGGGCTGCTCGAGTTCCTGCGCGACGCCGGCAAGCATTTCACCATCAACTACATGCTCCAGAAGGACGCGGTGAAGAGCCGGCTCGACAGCGGCATCTCGTTCACCGAGTTCGCCTACATGCTGGTGCAGGCGTACGACTTCGCCCATCTCGCGCGCACGGCTGGTTGTGAACTCCAGATGGGTGGCAGCGATCAGTGGGGCAACATCACCGCCGGCATCGAACTCGCCGCACGGCGGGACGGCGCCAAGCTGCACGCCCTGGTGCTGCCGCTGTTGACCACCGCCTCGGGCACCAAATTCGGCAAGAGTGAACAGGGGAACATCTGGCTCGACCCGGCGAAGACTTCGCCTTACGCGTTTCATCAGTTCTGGCTGAACGTGGAAGATGCCGATGTCGGTCGGCTGCTTCGGTTCTTCACCTTCCTGGAGCTCGACGAGATCGAAGCGATCGTGCGCGACCACGGGGCCGACCCCGGGAAGCGACAGGCGCAGCGGCGGCTCGCCGACGAGGTGACCGGCCGGATCCACGGTGCGGATGCGGTGCGCCGCGTGGCGCTCGCCGCCGGGATCCTTTTCGGGAGTGGTGATCTCGCGGCGGCCGATGAGGCGACACTCGCGATGGTCACGGCCGAGGTTCCGACGCGGGCCCTCACCCGCGGCGCGCTTGATGCAGGTGTCGGGATTATCGACGCACTGGTGGAGTGCGGACTCGCGGCCTCGAAGGGTGAGGCACGGCGAGGACTCGATGGCGGCGGTTTCTCGGTGAATGGCGTGTCGGTGGATGCCGCGAGAATCGTCACCGGCGCCGATGCCCTCCAGGGCGGCGTCGTGCTGTTACGGAAGGGCAAGCGAAACTGGGCGGCGTTGCGATTGGAGGGGTAG
- a CDS encoding glycosyltransferase — protein MPPAAPATASRPRVTIFCDEEAWGGIVTYAVELTRSLPAFGFDATLVAPEGRPWHQAAAELGVAVHVPGEVANALSADAPKSRAGRWLPTVARLYRAAAPRSVKWLLGSWDEYRFVHRALAAVPADLIHVQSVGAEVAALAARAQSPKCPVISTLHFPPSMVAPERVRSWTWRYLCHRNMAAFDVGIAVSRATLADWDAISGVSLGPPRGRVIYNGSASSEIVLDRDEARRRLGLAADARVLLNVAALMEYKDQATLLTAVRLLLDSGDEVTLVVAGEGPNRPHLEQQVRELGLTDHVCLLGHRSDTATLFAAADLYVQSSKDEAFPMVLLEAGLQGLPVVATDVGGVAELITDGVNGTLVPPENPVEMADGLRRLLRGGELGARHARELSLTIRASFLAEHMVRETAAVYRELLAR, from the coding sequence ATGCCCCCCGCGGCGCCGGCAACCGCTTCACGGCCACGCGTCACCATCTTCTGCGATGAAGAGGCGTGGGGCGGCATCGTGACCTACGCCGTCGAGCTGACGCGTTCCCTTCCGGCATTTGGCTTTGATGCCACGTTGGTCGCGCCCGAAGGCCGGCCGTGGCATCAGGCTGCCGCCGAACTCGGTGTCGCCGTGCACGTGCCTGGCGAAGTCGCGAATGCGCTGTCTGCCGACGCACCGAAGAGTCGTGCCGGCCGCTGGCTCCCGACCGTGGCGCGCCTCTACCGCGCCGCGGCCCCACGGAGCGTCAAGTGGTTGCTCGGCAGCTGGGACGAGTACCGCTTCGTCCATCGGGCGCTGGCGGCCGTCCCCGCCGACCTGATCCACGTGCAGTCGGTCGGCGCCGAAGTCGCCGCGCTCGCGGCGCGTGCCCAGAGCCCGAAATGCCCTGTCATCTCGACGCTGCATTTCCCGCCGTCGATGGTGGCGCCGGAGCGCGTTCGCTCCTGGACATGGCGCTATCTCTGTCACCGGAACATGGCGGCGTTCGATGTCGGCATCGCCGTCTCGCGCGCGACGCTCGCCGACTGGGATGCCATTTCCGGCGTCTCGCTTGGTCCGCCGCGTGGCCGGGTGATCTACAACGGCAGCGCCTCGTCCGAAATCGTGCTCGATCGTGATGAAGCGCGCCGTCGTCTCGGGCTGGCCGCCGACGCGCGCGTGCTGCTCAATGTGGCGGCGTTGATGGAGTACAAGGATCAGGCGACCCTGCTCACCGCAGTCCGGCTGCTGCTAGACAGCGGCGATGAAGTGACGCTGGTCGTTGCCGGCGAAGGGCCCAACCGTCCGCACCTCGAACAGCAGGTGCGCGAGCTCGGACTCACTGACCACGTGTGCCTCCTCGGCCATCGCTCGGACACTGCGACCCTCTTCGCGGCGGCCGACCTCTACGTCCAGAGCTCGAAAGACGAAGCGTTCCCGATGGTGTTGCTGGAGGCGGGCTTGCAAGGGCTTCCGGTGGTCGCGACGGATGTCGGTGGGGTGGCGGAGCTGATTACCGACGGCGTCAACGGGACGCTGGTGCCGCCGGAGAACCCGGTCGAGATGGCCGATGGGCTGCGCCGGCTGCTGCGGGGCGGGGAACTCGGCGCTCGACACGCTCGCGAACTCTCACTCACGATCCGGGCATCGTTCCTGGCCGAGCATATGGTCCGCGAAACGGCCGCGGTCTATCGCGAGCTCCTCGCGCGGTAG
- a CDS encoding glycosyltransferase translates to MTELRRVSVIIPAYNVGRFIDETLASVAAQRRPAHEVIVVDDGSTDDTNVRVRAWNGHCGSTPLVLLDGPNRGLSRSRNRGIEAATGELLAFLDGDDAFLPGHLERLVPAFASDPSVVLAFGDLERFKDGGADLGGNLELIRADLRRISTDFPAPGLQRLGDELRAIQVRQSMILPSSWVASRAAIDRSGLFDPALEYGEDVDFFWRLTSTGTVVWHDGATARRREHGNNASDPSRAAWSEPQLLRAAVKMQRESPDHSAVESEALDGLLNRSIWINGWLAAGQGLRHYLAWRQETSQLLGRRVPPRLKLLLRAALRG, encoded by the coding sequence ATGACCGAACTGCGCCGTGTTTCCGTGATCATACCGGCGTACAACGTCGGCAGGTTCATCGATGAGACGCTGGCAAGCGTTGCGGCACAGCGCCGTCCAGCCCACGAGGTCATCGTCGTCGACGATGGCTCTACCGACGACACCAATGTGCGGGTGCGCGCCTGGAACGGACACTGTGGGTCAACCCCGCTGGTCCTGCTCGACGGTCCGAACCGCGGCCTCAGTCGGAGTCGCAATCGAGGTATCGAGGCTGCCACTGGAGAGTTGCTCGCCTTCCTCGATGGCGACGACGCCTTCCTGCCGGGGCATCTCGAGCGACTCGTTCCCGCCTTTGCCTCCGATCCTTCTGTCGTCCTCGCCTTCGGTGACCTGGAGCGATTCAAGGATGGCGGCGCCGACCTCGGCGGCAACCTCGAGCTTATTCGTGCCGATCTCCGACGCATCTCGACCGACTTTCCTGCCCCGGGCTTGCAACGGCTCGGCGACGAGCTGCGCGCGATTCAGGTGCGTCAATCGATGATCCTGCCCAGCAGCTGGGTCGCGTCGCGCGCCGCCATCGACCGCAGCGGACTCTTTGATCCCGCACTCGAGTATGGCGAGGATGTCGATTTCTTCTGGCGACTGACGAGTACCGGCACAGTGGTCTGGCACGATGGCGCCACTGCGCGTCGTCGCGAGCACGGCAACAATGCCTCCGATCCCTCGCGTGCCGCGTGGTCCGAACCGCAGCTGCTACGCGCTGCGGTGAAGATGCAGCGCGAAAGCCCCGATCACTCCGCAGTGGAATCGGAAGCGCTCGATGGGTTGCTCAATCGTTCGATCTGGATCAATGGATGGCTTGCGGCGGGGCAGGGCCTGCGCCACTATCTCGCATGGCGACAGGAAACCAGCCAGCTCCTCGGTCGCCGGGTTCCCCCGCGCCTGAAGTTGCTGCTCCGCGCCGCACTCCGCGGCTGA
- a CDS encoding oligosaccharide flippase family protein, whose product MAITPRDEADAANIGMIWKNAGWLGVVPILLNFVALFSTGYITRRVGPEQFGRFNLSFSLITLTLIVTDLGLRALAVRDLARGGRGARHELNDLLSLRLMMALLAMMLAWLLAAGASWLGKPSLAHVMLISSFGILPTALTGTLTDGLIARDKARITSVSTFWSGTLLTVASVIAVAISPTELALATSYLVGPIVNMAMLARSSRTLYGPARLRWRPRQWRVLVRRAIPFYRISIVGVVLGRIELPLIAALFGDRMVGYYSAAMSLADRLSAVIDSVTTAALPTLMRLGGDAKRITSVLARIMYPLLGALLAGAVMASTGTTAAVSVVFGAEYAAGGPALAVGLFILPMNAMNALIFEGFVALRRVDFVAGTILRGQIVNGVLLLILVPSIGIIGGPVAKLLSGMTIALSRVEASRKAFPGLWSRVYLGPLSRRTLWALPVPFLVLFGHFRPLVTVLVAGGAFLVWVAATARTSGVLALLRPRAAP is encoded by the coding sequence ATGGCCATAACGCCTCGCGACGAGGCCGACGCAGCAAACATCGGGATGATCTGGAAGAACGCCGGCTGGCTTGGCGTCGTTCCGATTCTGCTCAACTTCGTCGCCCTCTTCAGCACGGGGTACATCACCCGCCGCGTCGGTCCGGAACAATTCGGTCGCTTCAATCTTTCGTTCTCGTTGATCACCCTGACGCTCATCGTCACCGACCTGGGGTTGCGCGCGCTCGCGGTGCGTGACCTGGCCCGAGGCGGGCGCGGCGCACGCCACGAATTGAACGATCTGCTGTCGCTCCGGCTGATGATGGCGCTCCTGGCCATGATGCTGGCGTGGCTGCTGGCGGCAGGCGCGAGCTGGTTAGGGAAGCCATCACTGGCGCATGTCATGTTGATCAGTTCGTTCGGGATTCTTCCGACCGCCCTCACCGGCACGCTGACCGATGGCTTGATCGCAAGGGACAAGGCACGTATCACCAGCGTATCGACCTTCTGGAGCGGCACGCTCTTGACGGTCGCCTCCGTGATTGCCGTGGCGATATCGCCGACGGAGCTGGCACTCGCCACCTCGTATCTCGTGGGTCCCATCGTCAACATGGCCATGCTGGCGCGCTCTTCCCGCACCCTGTACGGACCGGCCCGCCTCCGCTGGCGGCCACGCCAGTGGCGCGTGCTGGTACGCCGTGCGATTCCGTTCTATCGGATCAGCATCGTCGGCGTGGTGCTCGGCCGGATCGAGTTGCCGCTGATCGCGGCCCTGTTCGGCGACAGAATGGTGGGCTACTACAGCGCGGCGATGTCGCTGGCCGATCGCCTGAGCGCCGTGATCGACAGTGTGACGACGGCGGCGCTTCCCACCCTGATGCGACTCGGTGGGGATGCCAAGCGGATCACGAGCGTGCTCGCGCGGATCATGTACCCGTTGCTGGGGGCGCTGCTGGCGGGTGCTGTCATGGCCAGCACCGGGACGACGGCCGCCGTGAGTGTCGTCTTCGGTGCGGAGTATGCTGCGGGTGGCCCCGCGCTCGCAGTCGGCCTCTTCATCCTGCCAATGAACGCCATGAATGCGCTGATCTTCGAGGGGTTCGTCGCGCTCCGCCGTGTCGATTTCGTGGCTGGGACCATCCTTCGTGGGCAGATCGTCAATGGAGTACTCTTGCTGATCCTGGTGCCTTCGATCGGAATCATCGGCGGGCCGGTTGCAAAACTTCTCAGTGGAATGACCATCGCGCTCTCGCGGGTGGAGGCGAGCAGGAAGGCTTTCCCGGGACTTTGGTCACGGGTGTACCTTGGGCCGTTATCGCGTCGGACGCTCTGGGCGCTGCCGGTCCCCTTCCTCGTGCTGTTCGGCCATTTTCGACCGCTGGTCACGGTACTCGTTGCGGGCGGAGCGTTCCTCGTGTGGGTCGCGGCCACGGCTCGTACCAGCGGCGTCCTTGCGCTGCTGCGGCCCCGCGCCGCGCCATGA
- a CDS encoding GNAT family N-acetyltransferase yields MKTPEGARTMSWIASRALSRLVNVVEMEVSVAGPQPFDSDQMPTGYTLQVGKAPNPAAPFPETTTYPVHDQADARLFWQRGDCFLAAALERGGPVVASGWLSTHPRVLLTRSIRVYPDRGVLFDFRTDPNHRRRGLYTALLLAARAHAPTLGLTELVIDTRTTNHPSRMAIARAGFQRVTRLRTAHLLSRWWLDLGTWDDPGTMPPGRTVFTRSAPPRTDSV; encoded by the coding sequence ATGAAGACGCCCGAAGGTGCGCGAACGATGTCATGGATCGCGTCCCGTGCCCTGAGTCGCCTTGTCAACGTGGTGGAGATGGAAGTGTCGGTGGCGGGGCCCCAGCCGTTCGACAGTGACCAGATGCCCACAGGCTATACTTTGCAAGTGGGCAAGGCGCCGAACCCGGCGGCGCCGTTCCCTGAAACAACGACGTATCCCGTCCATGATCAGGCGGACGCTCGACTATTCTGGCAACGGGGTGATTGTTTCCTTGCCGCGGCGCTCGAGCGAGGCGGTCCGGTGGTGGCGAGTGGATGGCTATCCACGCACCCCCGAGTGCTGCTGACCCGCAGTATTCGCGTCTACCCTGATCGCGGCGTGCTGTTTGACTTTCGCACCGACCCCAATCATCGGCGCAGAGGATTGTACACCGCGCTGCTTCTGGCGGCGCGAGCCCATGCCCCGACGCTTGGACTCACCGAATTGGTAATTGATACCCGGACGACGAACCACCCTTCCCGGATGGCGATCGCACGAGCCGGATTTCAGCGAGTGACACGACTGCGTACGGCACACCTGTTGTCGCGCTGGTGGCTCGACCTTGGGACGTGGGACGATCCGGGAACCATGCCACCTGGCCGCACCGTGTTCACTCGTTCCGCACCTCCACGAACGGACTCCGTGTGA
- a CDS encoding GNAT family N-acetyltransferase, with the protein MTIDIESLHSVQQLSTIMDEWRSLHEHGENSSPPLHPDWVMAWLDAYGQQYCPDGSLRVLTGRSNGKLVAVLPLYLSSERVARVPARVLRFVSTGEAEFEETCPDYLDMLCSSAHATEASAAMWRHIMASTDWQALDLLEMSVNSTFLAAAEPPGSPTPPIRLDRGECPRADIAQGVEGLLPQLSAKTRRNTRRLLRDVAADNLTLAIADTPASAASAFDDLVALHTARWKVDDKPGAFESPRFLTMHRNLALQWTESGRAILATLREQDRSIAVIYGFTQGQEFHFYQCGVTRERLASVHSPGIAANLLLMDVLSTRGITVYDFLRGGQSYKHDYRTNGTRLTRLRLLRSPLLRAADGGQRWLRERYVRIRAAVRGRPNTPPPVSPADGE; encoded by the coding sequence GTGACAATCGACATCGAATCCTTGCATTCAGTGCAGCAGCTCTCGACGATCATGGATGAATGGCGGTCACTCCATGAGCATGGGGAAAACAGCAGCCCGCCGCTGCATCCCGACTGGGTCATGGCCTGGCTCGACGCATATGGCCAACAGTATTGTCCCGATGGGTCGTTACGGGTACTGACGGGCCGCTCCAACGGCAAGCTCGTGGCCGTGCTGCCTCTCTACCTTTCCTCCGAGCGCGTGGCCCGGGTTCCGGCCCGGGTGCTGAGATTCGTGTCGACGGGTGAAGCCGAATTCGAGGAAACCTGCCCGGATTACCTGGATATGCTCTGCTCGTCGGCGCATGCCACGGAGGCTTCGGCGGCGATGTGGCGGCACATCATGGCCTCAACAGACTGGCAGGCGCTGGACCTGCTCGAAATGTCGGTGAACTCCACTTTTCTTGCAGCGGCTGAGCCGCCAGGCAGTCCGACACCGCCCATCCGCCTCGACCGGGGAGAATGCCCTCGGGCCGACATAGCCCAGGGAGTCGAAGGGTTGCTGCCACAACTGTCGGCGAAGACCCGCCGCAATACCAGACGGCTGTTGCGCGATGTGGCCGCCGACAATCTCACCCTGGCAATCGCAGATACCCCCGCCTCGGCGGCGTCCGCGTTTGATGACCTCGTGGCCCTTCATACCGCGCGATGGAAGGTCGACGACAAGCCGGGAGCGTTCGAGAGTCCACGGTTCCTCACGATGCACCGGAATCTCGCACTCCAGTGGACCGAATCGGGGCGAGCAATTCTCGCGACGCTCAGGGAACAAGACCGTTCGATCGCGGTCATCTACGGTTTCACTCAAGGTCAGGAGTTCCACTTCTACCAGTGCGGAGTGACGCGAGAGCGGCTTGCCTCCGTGCATAGTCCCGGCATCGCGGCCAACCTGCTCCTGATGGATGTGCTATCGACTCGGGGGATTACGGTCTACGATTTCCTCCGGGGCGGGCAGTCCTACAAGCACGATTATCGGACCAACGGCACTCGCCTGACTCGGCTTCGCCTCCTCCGTAGTCCGCTCTTGCGCGCTGCAGACGGCGGACAACGATGGCTTCGGGAACGATATGTTCGGATCCGTGCTGCCGTTCGTGGCCGACCCAATACCCCGCCGCCAGTGAGCCCGGCTGATGGTGAATAG